Proteins from one Pseudoliparis swirei isolate HS2019 ecotype Mariana Trench chromosome 22, NWPU_hadal_v1, whole genome shotgun sequence genomic window:
- the rbfox1l gene encoding RNA binding protein fox-1 homolog 1-like, translating into MLSSPTVILQPYGLPMYPQTSACYPSIVQGGPSQEVGLGGGDPALSQVYAPPPSYPPPGQGPPTSAGRLPPLDFTSAHHSSEYPEHPQLRIYQGPQLDGAEALISSNTEDALATLTSDPQSLSVSVSSGGGAGSGSDEEGSNKAQPKRLHVSNIPFRFRDPDLRQMFGQFGKILDVEIIFNERGSKGFGFVTFETASEADRAREKLNSTIVEGRKIEVNNATARVVTKKPQTPLVNGDIASSGWKINPIMGAMYAPELYTVASFPYPVAAPALAYRGCALRGRGRAVYNTIRSAAAAPAAVPAYPQMVYHEGLYGPEVFGGYPAAYRVAQSASAATATYSDGYGRIYTAAADPYHHSVGPTATYGVGTMASLYRGGYNRFTPY; encoded by the exons ATGCTGTCCTCACCCACTGTGATTCTCCAGCCTTATGGACTCCCCATGTACCCACAGACCTCCGCATGCTACCCCAGCATAGTTCAG ggagGCCCCTCTCAGGAGGTCGGCCTCGGCGGCGGGGACCCCGCCCTGTCTCAGGTCTACGCGCCCCCGCCCTCCTACCCGCCCCCTGGTCAAGGCCCACCAACATCAGCGGGCAGACTGCCGCCTCTTGATTTTACCTCTGCCCACCACAGTTCCGAGTACCCCGAACATCCCCAACTGAGAATATACCAGGGCCCTCAGCTGGACGGGGCGGAGGCTCTGATATCCAGTAACACG GAGGACGCTTTGGccactttgacctctgacccccagtCTCTGAGCGTGTCTGTGTCatcagggggcggagcaggaagtggaagtgATGAGGAGGGTTCAAATAAGGCCCAACCGAAACGCCTCCATGTCTCCAACATCCCGTTTCGCTTCCGAGACCCGGACCTCCGCCAGATGTTTGGG CAATTTGGGAAGATCCTTGATGTAGAAATAATATTCAACGAGAGGGGTTCCAAG GGTTTTGGATTTGTCACTTTCGAGACCGCGAGTGAGGCTGACCGAGCAAGAGAAAAGCTGAATAGCACGATTGTGGAGGGGAGGAAGATTGAG GTTAATAACGCCACTGCAAGAGTAGTGACCAAAAAGCCCCAGACGCCTCTTGTGAACGGGGACATTGCAA GTTCTGGGTGGAAGATCAACCCCATCATGGGGGCGATGTACGCGCCAGAACTCTATACAG ttGCCAGTTTCCCGTATCCTGTAGCAGCTCCCGCCTTGGCCTACCGGGGCTGCGCGCTGCGCGGCCGCGGCCGGGCCGTCTACAACACCATCCGCTCTGCTGCGGCTGCGCCTGCTGCTGTGCCCGCCTACCCCCA GATGGTGTATCACGAAGGACTGTACGGACCAGAGGTCTTT GGTGGCTACCCTGCGGCGTATAGAGTGGCTCAATCAGCATCTGCTGCCACCGCAACCTACAGTGACGG ATACGGACGCATTTACACGGCAGCTGCGGATCCCTATCACCACTCGGTTGGACCAACAGCGACATATGGAGTGGGTACAATG GCCAGCTTGTACAGAGGAGGATATAACCGCTTCACCCCGTACTGA